One Vespa velutina chromosome 19, iVesVel2.1, whole genome shotgun sequence DNA segment encodes these proteins:
- the LOC124955824 gene encoding alpha-protein kinase 1-like isoform X5 produces MLEEEEARQRGGQPNLKRVAWPPPPEDQDLDFVEQGPVQAKTRGIGEVPSYQSSPSSGPSPQPPSTIARSSTQSVLPSSPSPSISPSGTLLRQPSHFQQPFAPKGWAPVTPPATSPILQQHPLQTWPNQPQQQQQQQQQQQQQQQQQAQTTWKQHSQEHNERTRQQNQPYQSYGPASYEAPPSTIVLRPEPPISQAPAPVYQAQPAATKAPISGNMRGDLKWPPPSVKAQTEAENRARMELAKGPAFRPRRVNKDYSGFFAQHALNNSYPGYRAPPGTQYFTPSYQH; encoded by the exons ATGCTCGAAGAGGAGGAAGCAAGACAACGAGGTGGTCAACCAA aTTTGAAACGTGTTGCTTGGCCACCACCTCCTGAAGATCAAGATCTTGACTTCGTTGAACAAGGACCTGTACAAGCGAAG ACCCGTGGTATCGGTGAGGTTCCCTCGTACCAGAGCAGTCCTTCATCAGGTCCATCACCCCAACCACCGTCAACGATAGCTCGTTCATCGACTCAGAGTGTCCTTCCATCATCTCCGTCGCCATCGATCAGTCCAAGTGGAACACTTCTACGACAACCATCGCATTTTCAACAACCATTTGCACCTAAAGGTTGGGCACCTGTTACACCACCTGCTACTTCACCTATTCTACAACAACATCCTCTTCAAACTTGGCCCAATCaaccacaacaacaacaacaacaacaacaacaacaacaacagcaacagcaacagcaagcTCAGACTACATGGAAG CAGCATTCTCAAGAGCATAACGAGCGAACGAGACAACAGAATCAACCGTATCAATCTTACGGTCCTGCATCTTACGAAGCACCACCGTCTACTATTGTTCTTAGACCGGAGCCTCCGATCTCACAG GCACCAGCACCGGTGTACCAAGCACAACCTGCTGCAACGAAAGCTCCAATCAGTGGTAACATGAGAGGAGATCTCAAATGGCCACCACCTTCCGTAAAAGCACAAACGGAAGCTGAGAATAGAGCCAGGATGGAATTAGCTAAAGGACCTGCATTCAGGCCACGCCGAGTTAACAAGGATTACAGCGGATTTTTTGCTCAACATGCTCTTAACAATAGCTATCCAGGTTACAGAGCTCCACCAGGAACTCAATACTTTACTCCATCTTATCAACATTAG
- the LOC124955822 gene encoding zinc finger protein 543-like encodes MKTYSRKKGDGPSNVIIHVNELCRLCLAKEEEMVPIFDDETIPLPLRIMACVNLEVYEEDGLPNKICHPCKYQLEKSYQFKKKCEAADVKLRKHMKLIRQLTGQDEETDNQENNTDELKEASGSGKSKQVKQLLADLVSTKGTGGQADGDPIEVTEEELVGGYILGMNSENPEMEEPMSEDPESITLVPAEERTAKARCTIRTTRIKQEQESEDEAEEVQRAIANADHKNVYMMELTSNSSGQGESLKLQPMGDTIVDASTELKVFQCDKCPKAFTRRIMLKSHQSVHSTQRGYTCQACEKWFPTRSALIRHERTHTGEKPFGCNICHRAFAQKEILLRHLMTHSGQKPFQCQHCDKSFTQREALKVHMRRHQKLDPNDIQLHHCQLCPKAFCHASGLSRHLVTHTGRTYKCVECDKSFTDKSSLLRHSRIHAPKKI; translated from the exons atgaaaacgtaTAGTAGAAAAAAGGGCGATGGCCCTAGCAACGTAATTATTCACGTGAACGAGTTGTGCCGACTGTGCTTggcaaaggaagaagagatggTGCCGATTTTCGACGACGAGACCATACCGTTGCCTCTTAGAATCATGGCATGCGTCAATTTGGAA GTTTATGAGGAAGATGGTCTAccaaataaaatttgtcatcCATGCAAATACCAATTGGAAAAATCTtaccaatttaaaaaaaaatgcgaagCCGCTGATGTTAAGCTTAGGAAGCACATGAAATTAATACGCCAGTTAACTGGTCAAGATGAAGAAACGGACAATCAAGAGAATAATACGGATGAATTGAAGGAAGCGTCTGGTAGTGGGAAATCTAAACAAGTTAAACAATTATTAGCTGATTTAGTGTCAACTAAAGGAACCGGAGGTCAAGCTGATGGAGATCCTATAGAAGTTACGGAAGAAGAATTAGTTGGTGGATATATTTTAG GTATGAATTCAGAAAATCCAGAAATGGAAGAACCTATGTCTGAAGATCCAGAAAGTATTACATTAGTACCAGCTGAAGAAAGAACAGCAAAAGCCCGATGTACGATACGTACAACAAGAATTAAACAAGAACAAGAATCTGAAGATGAAGCTGAAGAAGTACAAAGAGCTATTGCAAATGCAgatcataaaaatgtttacatGATGGAGTTGACTAGTAATAGTTCTGGTCAAGgagaatcattgaaattacAACCAATGGGTGACACAATAG tTGATGCAAGTACAGaattaaaagtatttcaaTGTGATAAGTGTCCAAAAGCATTTACTAGAAGAATTATGTTAAAAAGTCATCAATCAGTTCATTCTACTCAAAGAGGATATACGTGTCAAGCATGTGAAAAATGGTTTCCTACAAGATCAGCATTAATAAGGCACGAACGTACACACACTG gTGAAAAACCATTCGGGTGTAATATATGCCATCGTGCATTTGcacagaaagaaatattattacgtcaTTTAATGACTCATTCTGGACAAAAACCATTCCAGTGTCAACATTGTGACAAAAGTTTTACGCAACGTGAAGCACTAAAGGTACACATGCGTCGACATCAAAAATTAGATCCAAATGATATACAACTCCATCATTGTCAACTATGTCCTAAAGCATTTTGTCATGCGTCAGGACTTAGCAGGCATTTAGTTACGCATACAGGTAGAACATATAAGTGTGTTGAATGTGACAAATCTTTTACAGATAAAAGTTCACTTTTAAGGCACAGTCGCATTCATGCACCTAAAAAGATTTAA
- the LOC124955824 gene encoding alpha-protein kinase 1-like isoform X2 — MSGQKVKYVNKQFNSPINLYSPQAIQETLERQTQVLANGAVGIDFNQLAKPANLQNSAVLRMLEEEEARQRGGQPNLKRVAWPPPPEDQDLDFVEQGPVQAKTRGIGEVPSYQSSPSSGPSPQPPSTIARSSTQSVLPSSPSPSISPSGTLLRQPSHFQQPFAPKGWAPVTPPATSPILQQHPLQTWPNQPQQQQQQQQQQQQQQQQQAQTTWKHSQEHNERTRQQNQPYQSYGPASYEAPPSTIVLRPEPPISQAPAPVYQAQPAATKAPISGNMRGDLKWPPPSVKAQTEAENRARMELAKGPAFRPRRVNKDYSGFFAQHALNNSYPGYRAPPGTQYFTPSYQH, encoded by the exons atgtctGGGCAGAAAGTGAAATACGTGAACAAGCAATTCAACTCTCCTATCAACTTGTATTCACCGCAAGCTATACAGGAGACTTTGGAGAGGCAAACTCAGGTTCTGGCTAATGGAGCAGTCGG gatCGACTTCAATCAACTGGCCAAGCCAGCAAATTTACAAAACAGCGCTGTTCTACGTATGCTCGAAGAGGAGGAAGCAAGACAACGAGGTGGTCAACCAA aTTTGAAACGTGTTGCTTGGCCACCACCTCCTGAAGATCAAGATCTTGACTTCGTTGAACAAGGACCTGTACAAGCGAAG ACCCGTGGTATCGGTGAGGTTCCCTCGTACCAGAGCAGTCCTTCATCAGGTCCATCACCCCAACCACCGTCAACGATAGCTCGTTCATCGACTCAGAGTGTCCTTCCATCATCTCCGTCGCCATCGATCAGTCCAAGTGGAACACTTCTACGACAACCATCGCATTTTCAACAACCATTTGCACCTAAAGGTTGGGCACCTGTTACACCACCTGCTACTTCACCTATTCTACAACAACATCCTCTTCAAACTTGGCCCAATCaaccacaacaacaacaacaacaacaacaacaacaacaacagcaacagcaacagcaagcTCAGACTACATGGAAG CATTCTCAAGAGCATAACGAGCGAACGAGACAACAGAATCAACCGTATCAATCTTACGGTCCTGCATCTTACGAAGCACCACCGTCTACTATTGTTCTTAGACCGGAGCCTCCGATCTCACAG GCACCAGCACCGGTGTACCAAGCACAACCTGCTGCAACGAAAGCTCCAATCAGTGGTAACATGAGAGGAGATCTCAAATGGCCACCACCTTCCGTAAAAGCACAAACGGAAGCTGAGAATAGAGCCAGGATGGAATTAGCTAAAGGACCTGCATTCAGGCCACGCCGAGTTAACAAGGATTACAGCGGATTTTTTGCTCAACATGCTCTTAACAATAGCTATCCAGGTTACAGAGCTCCACCAGGAACTCAATACTTTACTCCATCTTATCAACATTAG
- the LOC124955824 gene encoding alpha-protein kinase 1-like isoform X1, which produces MSGQKVKYVNKQFNSPINLYSPQAIQETLERQTQVLANGAVGIDFNQLAKPANLQNSAVLRMLEEEEARQRGGQPNLKRVAWPPPPEDQDLDFVEQGPVQAKTRGIGEVPSYQSSPSSGPSPQPPSTIARSSTQSVLPSSPSPSISPSGTLLRQPSHFQQPFAPKGWAPVTPPATSPILQQHPLQTWPNQPQQQQQQQQQQQQQQQQQAQTTWKQHSQEHNERTRQQNQPYQSYGPASYEAPPSTIVLRPEPPISQAPAPVYQAQPAATKAPISGNMRGDLKWPPPSVKAQTEAENRARMELAKGPAFRPRRVNKDYSGFFAQHALNNSYPGYRAPPGTQYFTPSYQH; this is translated from the exons atgtctGGGCAGAAAGTGAAATACGTGAACAAGCAATTCAACTCTCCTATCAACTTGTATTCACCGCAAGCTATACAGGAGACTTTGGAGAGGCAAACTCAGGTTCTGGCTAATGGAGCAGTCGG gatCGACTTCAATCAACTGGCCAAGCCAGCAAATTTACAAAACAGCGCTGTTCTACGTATGCTCGAAGAGGAGGAAGCAAGACAACGAGGTGGTCAACCAA aTTTGAAACGTGTTGCTTGGCCACCACCTCCTGAAGATCAAGATCTTGACTTCGTTGAACAAGGACCTGTACAAGCGAAG ACCCGTGGTATCGGTGAGGTTCCCTCGTACCAGAGCAGTCCTTCATCAGGTCCATCACCCCAACCACCGTCAACGATAGCTCGTTCATCGACTCAGAGTGTCCTTCCATCATCTCCGTCGCCATCGATCAGTCCAAGTGGAACACTTCTACGACAACCATCGCATTTTCAACAACCATTTGCACCTAAAGGTTGGGCACCTGTTACACCACCTGCTACTTCACCTATTCTACAACAACATCCTCTTCAAACTTGGCCCAATCaaccacaacaacaacaacaacaacaacaacaacaacaacagcaacagcaacagcaagcTCAGACTACATGGAAG CAGCATTCTCAAGAGCATAACGAGCGAACGAGACAACAGAATCAACCGTATCAATCTTACGGTCCTGCATCTTACGAAGCACCACCGTCTACTATTGTTCTTAGACCGGAGCCTCCGATCTCACAG GCACCAGCACCGGTGTACCAAGCACAACCTGCTGCAACGAAAGCTCCAATCAGTGGTAACATGAGAGGAGATCTCAAATGGCCACCACCTTCCGTAAAAGCACAAACGGAAGCTGAGAATAGAGCCAGGATGGAATTAGCTAAAGGACCTGCATTCAGGCCACGCCGAGTTAACAAGGATTACAGCGGATTTTTTGCTCAACATGCTCTTAACAATAGCTATCCAGGTTACAGAGCTCCACCAGGAACTCAATACTTTACTCCATCTTATCAACATTAG
- the LOC124955824 gene encoding probable global transcription activator SNF2L2 isoform X3, translating to MKGRRNVRLALVVGQFLFWQSRVRRPNTSEYSKSCVRKIQDLKRVAWPPPPEDQDLDFVEQGPVQAKTRGIGEVPSYQSSPSSGPSPQPPSTIARSSTQSVLPSSPSPSISPSGTLLRQPSHFQQPFAPKGWAPVTPPATSPILQQHPLQTWPNQPQQQQQQQQQQQQQQQQQAQTTWKQHSQEHNERTRQQNQPYQSYGPASYEAPPSTIVLRPEPPISQAPAPVYQAQPAATKAPISGNMRGDLKWPPPSVKAQTEAENRARMELAKGPAFRPRRVNKDYSGFFAQHALNNSYPGYRAPPGTQYFTPSYQH from the exons ATGAAAGGTAGAAGAAATGTTCGTTTAGCGTTAGTAGTTGGCCAGTTTTTGTTTTGGCAAAGTCGTGTCCGTCGACCTAATACATCTGAATATTCCAAAAGTTGTGTGCGAAAGATACAGG aTTTGAAACGTGTTGCTTGGCCACCACCTCCTGAAGATCAAGATCTTGACTTCGTTGAACAAGGACCTGTACAAGCGAAG ACCCGTGGTATCGGTGAGGTTCCCTCGTACCAGAGCAGTCCTTCATCAGGTCCATCACCCCAACCACCGTCAACGATAGCTCGTTCATCGACTCAGAGTGTCCTTCCATCATCTCCGTCGCCATCGATCAGTCCAAGTGGAACACTTCTACGACAACCATCGCATTTTCAACAACCATTTGCACCTAAAGGTTGGGCACCTGTTACACCACCTGCTACTTCACCTATTCTACAACAACATCCTCTTCAAACTTGGCCCAATCaaccacaacaacaacaacaacaacaacaacaacaacaacagcaacagcaacagcaagcTCAGACTACATGGAAG CAGCATTCTCAAGAGCATAACGAGCGAACGAGACAACAGAATCAACCGTATCAATCTTACGGTCCTGCATCTTACGAAGCACCACCGTCTACTATTGTTCTTAGACCGGAGCCTCCGATCTCACAG GCACCAGCACCGGTGTACCAAGCACAACCTGCTGCAACGAAAGCTCCAATCAGTGGTAACATGAGAGGAGATCTCAAATGGCCACCACCTTCCGTAAAAGCACAAACGGAAGCTGAGAATAGAGCCAGGATGGAATTAGCTAAAGGACCTGCATTCAGGCCACGCCGAGTTAACAAGGATTACAGCGGATTTTTTGCTCAACATGCTCTTAACAATAGCTATCCAGGTTACAGAGCTCCACCAGGAACTCAATACTTTACTCCATCTTATCAACATTAG
- the LOC124955824 gene encoding putative uncharacterized protein DDB_G0294196 isoform X4 — protein sequence MIAQRRIDFNQLAKPANLQNSAVLRMLEEEEARQRGGQPNLKRVAWPPPPEDQDLDFVEQGPVQAKTRGIGEVPSYQSSPSSGPSPQPPSTIARSSTQSVLPSSPSPSISPSGTLLRQPSHFQQPFAPKGWAPVTPPATSPILQQHPLQTWPNQPQQQQQQQQQQQQQQQQQAQTTWKQHSQEHNERTRQQNQPYQSYGPASYEAPPSTIVLRPEPPISQAPAPVYQAQPAATKAPISGNMRGDLKWPPPSVKAQTEAENRARMELAKGPAFRPRRVNKDYSGFFAQHALNNSYPGYRAPPGTQYFTPSYQH from the exons atgATCGCTCAAAGAAG gatCGACTTCAATCAACTGGCCAAGCCAGCAAATTTACAAAACAGCGCTGTTCTACGTATGCTCGAAGAGGAGGAAGCAAGACAACGAGGTGGTCAACCAA aTTTGAAACGTGTTGCTTGGCCACCACCTCCTGAAGATCAAGATCTTGACTTCGTTGAACAAGGACCTGTACAAGCGAAG ACCCGTGGTATCGGTGAGGTTCCCTCGTACCAGAGCAGTCCTTCATCAGGTCCATCACCCCAACCACCGTCAACGATAGCTCGTTCATCGACTCAGAGTGTCCTTCCATCATCTCCGTCGCCATCGATCAGTCCAAGTGGAACACTTCTACGACAACCATCGCATTTTCAACAACCATTTGCACCTAAAGGTTGGGCACCTGTTACACCACCTGCTACTTCACCTATTCTACAACAACATCCTCTTCAAACTTGGCCCAATCaaccacaacaacaacaacaacaacaacaacaacaacaacagcaacagcaacagcaagcTCAGACTACATGGAAG CAGCATTCTCAAGAGCATAACGAGCGAACGAGACAACAGAATCAACCGTATCAATCTTACGGTCCTGCATCTTACGAAGCACCACCGTCTACTATTGTTCTTAGACCGGAGCCTCCGATCTCACAG GCACCAGCACCGGTGTACCAAGCACAACCTGCTGCAACGAAAGCTCCAATCAGTGGTAACATGAGAGGAGATCTCAAATGGCCACCACCTTCCGTAAAAGCACAAACGGAAGCTGAGAATAGAGCCAGGATGGAATTAGCTAAAGGACCTGCATTCAGGCCACGCCGAGTTAACAAGGATTACAGCGGATTTTTTGCTCAACATGCTCTTAACAATAGCTATCCAGGTTACAGAGCTCCACCAGGAACTCAATACTTTACTCCATCTTATCAACATTAG